The genomic segment CTGTTCGCGTGCGCCGTTGCGGGCCTGGGGCCTGCGGCCGGTTGCACCACGCCCGACGGCTCGGCCGACGATCGCGCCCGGCGGCGGCGTACTCAGCCGCCGCGCGCCTCGGTTGCCATCGGCCGAAGTGCCGCCGCTCCCGGCCGCGCTCGCGGCGGGGAAGAGCCCGCTCGAGGCGCCCGCGCCACCCGCCGAGTCCTCGGACGCCCCGCTCGCGATCAACCTCGCCACCGCGATGCGGCTCGGCGGCAACGCCCGGCCGCTGGACGTGCAGATCGCCGGGCGGCAGGTGATGGCCGCCGCTGCGGCTTATGATCGGGCCCGGCTCCTCTGGGTGCCGAACCTCGTACTCGGCGTCGATTACTTCGGGCACGCGGGCGAGCAACAGAACTTCGCGGGCGATCTGCCCATTTCGAACCGCAGCACGCTCATGGCGGGGCTCGGCCCGAACGTGGTGTTCGCGTTCTCGGACGCCGTGTACGCCCCGCTCGCGGCCCGTCAGGACCTCCGCGCCCGCCAGGCACTCCAGCAGGCGAGCGCGAACGATTCGGTCCTCGCGGTGGCCGAAGCGTACTTCGCGGTCCAGCAGGCCCGCGGCGACCTGGCCGGGGCGCTCGCCGCCGAGGCGCGGGCCGAAGAACTGGTCCGCCGCACGGCGCAACTGGCCAAGGGGCTGGCCCCGCCCGCGGAGGAGAACCGGGCGCGGACGGAACTCGGCCGCCGCAAGCAGGCGGTGGCGTCCGCCCGCGAGCGGTGGCGCACCGCCAGCGCCGAACTCGCCCGCCTGCTCCGCCTCGATCCGGCCGCGGTGGTCGAGCCGGCCGAACCGCCGTCCCTGCCGGTCACCGTGATCGACCCGCACCTCGGCGTGGACGATCTCATCCCCGTGGCGCTCGGCGCGCGGCCGGAACTGGCCGGGAACCAGGCGCTCGTGCAGGCCACGCTCGCCCGGCTGAAGCAGGAAAAGATCCGGCCGCTGGTGCCGAGCCTCGCGGTGCGCAGCGCCTCGACCAACCCCAGCGGGTCGCTCGGGTACGGCGTCTTCGGCGGCGGCACGAACGCCCTGAAGGACTTCGGCAGCCGGCTCGACATCGACGTGCAACTGCTGTGGGAGTTCCAGGCGCTCGGCTTCGGCAACAAGGCGCGGGTGGCCGAGCGGCGGGCCGAATACGAAGCGGCCACGCTCGACCTGTTCCGCACCCAGGACCGGATCGCGGCCGAGGTCGTCACGCGGGTCGCGGAGGTGCGGTCGGCGGCGCGGCGCCTCAACGACGCCGAGCCGGCGCTCAAGGAGGCGATCGAACTGGTTCAGAAGAACGTCGAGGGGCTGGGCCAGACGCGGCGGATCGGCGACGCGCTCACGCTCGTGATCCGGCCACAGGAGGCCGTCGCGGCGCTCCAGGCGTTCGCGCAGGCGAACACCGATTTCTTTGCCGCGGTCGCGGACTACAACCGGGCGCAGTTCCGGCTGTACCGGGCGCTCGGGCACCCGGCGCAGTGCCTCGCGGGCACCGTCGCGGACGCGCCCCGCGGACCGGCGCCGGTCCCCGCCCCGCCGCCAGAAAAGGCGGCGCCCGCGCAACCCGTCCCGCTTCCGGTCGTTCCTCCGGTGAAGGGCGAACCGCCGGTGCTCAGTGCCGTGCCGGTCGTGACTCCGGCGGGCGGTCTGCCGCTCGGGCCACTGGCCCCGCCGATGCCCCGGCCGAAACCGCCGCCGCCCCCGCCCGAGCCGGTGTGGACGCCGGTCGCCGGTTCGGCCCCGCGCACACCGACCGTAACGGAGGAGCCGCCGTCGTCCCGTCCGCCGACGGTGACCGTAGAGCCATCGTCCGCGGCCCCGCTCCGTCCGCCGATCGTGGTTCCCGATCCGCCGAAATAAAAAAGAGCAAAATATTTACCAATTTTTCTCTTGCCAATCTGCCTTGATTTTCTAGACGGCGTGCGGCATGTTTGAGGTTAGGCAAATCGCTCGTTGCACTCGAAGGAGTTGAGGAGGATCGCAACTCATGTGGGACCCACCCCTTGAACACCCGCTGCGGCGGCTGTTCGCGGGGCTTGCCGAACACGCCTTCTTCTCCCACCTCGGCGTGGCCGACCCGCCCCTGATCGACTACCTCTCCGGACTGCTCGCCCGCTTCATTCACAACGACGACCTGTACCGGCTGCGCGGCAGCTCCGGTCGGCCGCTCACGGAACTCGCCGAAATGGTGATCGAGGCGGAGCGCCTGCCGGCCGGCGGGCGGACGCGCCGCGACTACTACCGGCACATCGGCGACTTCGCGCTGTTCTGGACCGGCGTGTACCCGGAGGCCGTGGAGCGCCAGCGGTCGCGCGCGTGCCGGGACGCGCTCGTGAACTACACCGCGCAGGGCAAGCGCGGGTACCTGCTCACGAGCCGCATGGAGGAGGAGCAGCACCACGACGCGGAGGCCGAGCTGTTCCGCCGACTGAGCGACCAGTTCGAGGTGTGCGCGGCCGGGCTCTTGAAGGTGCGCGAAGAACTGGACGTGATGCGGACCACCCCGCCCACCGGGGGCATCATCGGTTAGTGGGCGGCGGCGATTTGGTGCCGGTCAGGTGCCCGCGGAACTTTCGGTACAGGAAAAGGGCAACGCGCTCCGCGCGTTGCCCTCATTTGGAGTTGCCGGCTGGCGTCACTCGCGGAGCGAGTGACCGACTTTCTACGGCAGCGTGAGCTGAATCTGGCCCTCCTTGCGGAGCTTCGCGATCAGGTCCGCGCGGAAATCGTCGGTGTAGGAGTCGAGTATGTCCATTGCGGACTTCTCGAAGGTACTCGGCGTGCCCGGTTTGCGATCGGTCACCTGGATGAGGTGCAATCCGAATTCGGTTTCCAGCACGCCGCTGAGTTCGCCCGTTTTGAGCGCGAACGCGGCCTTGGCGAAGGCTTCGTCGATCAAGCCGCCCTTCCGCAAAATGTAACCGAGATCGCCCCCGGTCGGGGCGCTCGGACAGTGCGAGAACTTCTTGGCCGCGTCCGCGAAATCGAGCTTACCGGCGGCGATCTCGGCACGCAGCGCTTCCAGCCGCTCTTTCGCCGCGGCCCGCTCCGCCGGGGTCGCGGCCTTGCCGACGCGCAGCACAATGTGCCGCACCTTCACCTCGACACGGTCGAAGTGGTCCTTGTTTGCGGCGTAGTACGCTTTCAGTTGCTCGTCGGTCGCGACGGACCTCACGTAGCCGGTGAGCTGCATCGCAGCCGTCCACGATTCGCGCACCTGGGCCTCCGTCTGGCCGGTCTCCTTGTAGAAGCCGGCCAGCGATTTCCCCTCTTTGCTGAGCTTCTCACCGAAAGCTTTGAGCTGGGCGTCGATCTCGGCCGGATCGACCTTCGGCCCGTTCTTGCGGAGGAACTGCCGGACGAGCAGGTCGTCCACCATGTCGGCCAGCACCTCGACGCGCATCTGTCGGCGCTGGGCCACGGTCAGCGGGGTGAGCGGTAGCGATTGCTTCAGCACCGCATCGACGTCGGCGAGCGTAATGGTCTCGCCGTTGACGGTCGCGGCGTCGTTCGGGTTGCTCGGGGCTGCGGCCGGCGGCTGCGCCAGCGCGACAGTCGAGAGGGCGAGTGCGGTAAATGGGACGGAGAACGGGTATCGCATGTCGGGCCTCCTGGCACCCTTTATCGGTTCGGCGGCCCGCGCGGTATCACTTCGTCCGCGGTCCGCTCGTAAGGATTTTGCGGGGTGCTAAGATGGGATGATGAGCGAAGCCAAGCGAACCCCGCTGTCCGATGTTCCGGCGGACGCCGCCCACCGGGTGGCGCTGCTGCGCGGCGTGCCCGCGGGCGAACTGCTGATCCACGAGATTTATCTGAGCGTACAGGGCGAATCCACCTTCGCCGGTCTGCCGTGCGTGTTCGTGCGCACCTCGGTCTGCGACTCCCGCTGCACGTGGTGCGACACCCCGCACGCGTTCAACCAGGGCACGCGGATGAGCCGGGCCGCGGTTCTCGACCGGGCGCTGGCGTTCGGCTGCCCGCTCGTGGAACTCACCGGCGGCGAACCGCTGCTCCAGGCCGACGTCCCGCCGCTCATGACCGAACTGTGCGACGCGGGCAAAACGGTGCTGCTCGAAACGAGCGGCGCGCATGATGTGGGCCGCGTCGATCCCCGCGTCCACGTCATCATGGACCTGAAGTGCCCGGACAGCGGCGAGAGCCACCGCAACCGGTGGGCGAACCTCAATGTGCTGAAGCCCACGGATCAAATTAAGTTCGTACTCGCGTCGCGGCGCGACTGGGACTGGGCCGCGGCCGTCATTCGCGAACACCGGTTGGACGAGCGGTTCACGTGCCTCGTGAGCTGCGTTTTCACCGCCGTTCCGCCGGTGGAACTGGTCGGCTGGCTGCTCGAATCCGGCCTCCACCGCGTGCGGATGCAGTTGCAGATGCACAAGTACATCTGGGAGCCGACCCGGCGCGGGGTGTGAATGTCTTGTGTCGGCCTGGTTTTGGGCCTCAGCCCCCAGGGCGTTGCCCTGGGCTGAGGAATCGCAGGCTTTCAGCCTGCCCGGATATCTTCACC from the Frigoriglobus tundricola genome contains:
- a CDS encoding peptidylprolyl isomerase, producing MRYPFSVPFTALALSTVALAQPPAAAPSNPNDAATVNGETITLADVDAVLKQSLPLTPLTVAQRRQMRVEVLADMVDDLLVRQFLRKNGPKVDPAEIDAQLKAFGEKLSKEGKSLAGFYKETGQTEAQVRESWTAAMQLTGYVRSVATDEQLKAYYAANKDHFDRVEVKVRHIVLRVGKAATPAERAAAKERLEALRAEIAAGKLDFADAAKKFSHCPSAPTGGDLGYILRKGGLIDEAFAKAAFALKTGELSGVLETEFGLHLIQVTDRKPGTPSTFEKSAMDILDSYTDDFRADLIAKLRKEGQIQLTLP
- a CDS encoding TolC family protein, encoding MRCSRAPLRAWGLRPVAPRPTARPTIAPGGGVLSRRAPRLPSAEVPPLPAALAAGKSPLEAPAPPAESSDAPLAINLATAMRLGGNARPLDVQIAGRQVMAAAAAYDRARLLWVPNLVLGVDYFGHAGEQQNFAGDLPISNRSTLMAGLGPNVVFAFSDAVYAPLAARQDLRARQALQQASANDSVLAVAEAYFAVQQARGDLAGALAAEARAEELVRRTAQLAKGLAPPAEENRARTELGRRKQAVASARERWRTASAELARLLRLDPAAVVEPAEPPSLPVTVIDPHLGVDDLIPVALGARPELAGNQALVQATLARLKQEKIRPLVPSLAVRSASTNPSGSLGYGVFGGGTNALKDFGSRLDIDVQLLWEFQALGFGNKARVAERRAEYEAATLDLFRTQDRIAAEVVTRVAEVRSAARRLNDAEPALKEAIELVQKNVEGLGQTRRIGDALTLVIRPQEAVAALQAFAQANTDFFAAVADYNRAQFRLYRALGHPAQCLAGTVADAPRGPAPVPAPPPEKAAPAQPVPLPVVPPVKGEPPVLSAVPVVTPAGGLPLGPLAPPMPRPKPPPPPPEPVWTPVAGSAPRTPTVTEEPPSSRPPTVTVEPSSAAPLRPPIVVPDPPK
- a CDS encoding 7-carboxy-7-deazaguanine synthase QueE, which translates into the protein MSEAKRTPLSDVPADAAHRVALLRGVPAGELLIHEIYLSVQGESTFAGLPCVFVRTSVCDSRCTWCDTPHAFNQGTRMSRAAVLDRALAFGCPLVELTGGEPLLQADVPPLMTELCDAGKTVLLETSGAHDVGRVDPRVHVIMDLKCPDSGESHRNRWANLNVLKPTDQIKFVLASRRDWDWAAAVIREHRLDERFTCLVSCVFTAVPPVELVGWLLESGLHRVRMQLQMHKYIWEPTRRGV